TATGGCCATGCTTATAATACAATCAATCAAATTGTAGTACAAGCTTCATAGAGCTGGTTGCTGATAGTGTCTTGCAAGACTTGAGGCAAACTAGAGTAAAATTGGAGATGTTGTTTTAACTTGTAGGTAGTTTCAAAGTAAAGTTAATTATTTGTAATCTAAATTCTGTCATAATATTGAGCAACATTTATGTAATAACAACAGAAATTGCTGATTCCTTTCTCATTTAGTAAGATACCATAAATTACAGACGGGCAGCagttttaaattctattttaatATATTCTTATAAGAAACATTACtgatgtttgtatgtatgtctatatatatgctAATGAAGAAAATTTTGCAAGGCacagaaatattttaaaaattcaccTGTGGGCAAGTTCAAAAAAGATAATGAGATGCGGCAGCAGTGTTTTTGACATTAAACATGTCAGGTGGTATTGACTGATAGTGAAAGTATTAATAACAGATACAATATACCCATTAAAAAttcaagaaacaaaaaaaggcattcgGCGCTGAAATGCGTAATACTATTCACTTGATATACTCTAACCTCCTGTATAACTTTATTTGAGTTATTGGCCTCTTTCCCAAACTATTGAACTTCTGTCTCAttctgactttttaaaaataatttccctacttaaatatttaaaaacatgagGCAAATGTTCGTATATAGTTAACCCAATTAAACATTAAATgcagttattaaaaaatataaaccacAGTAGTTTGTCGTATAAAGCAATTCCCCACCTTGCTTAATCATTAAGTTGGCATTTTTGTAATGCTGAGCTTTGTCTCACTACAACTGCAGGGGTCTACTGCCGAggatctgttttccatgtctccctccaccaacacacctgaatcaaataatcagatCCTGATCACGCTCCTAGACAGGTTGCTGATTAGTCCATCATTTGATTAAGGTGTGGTAGGAGGGGGATATGGAAACCAGACTGGAAAGGGGTGGTACCTGGTGCTGAAAAAGAAGTGATAATTCATCGTACAAGAAGAATAATGCGCCGAATAATAAAAAAGGCTGCGAAGAATATCTTCTTGCTTCCTCCTGTTTTGTTGCGAGTACATTTTCCATCACACACATCACCTGTGGAGAAAGACCAGgccgagcctattccagctttgtttggatttttgtcACTGTTGAAAAGGCCTCCTAAGCATCCTGAGCCATCAATGCCATCTAATGGGCCCAGGAAAATACCAAATATGATGACAGTGATCGAAAAGTGACATTTCCACATATGCTAAAAGTGTAGTACATTATTCTGGCATAAATTAATCTACTGTGCATAATGCCAAGAAAGAAGCGAACATACGAAATACGGCAACAATATCCTTTTCCAGGGACACCAAGCGAGTGGTAACCATGAGGAATGAAATATTTAACCAGCATTATGTGAGATTTACGCCGTAGATACGGCCGTTAAGATGGGATGATGCCAACACACTCCTCGAAAGCCACTCAGAACTCCTTACGAGGTGATGAGTACCTCGTTTAAATGATGCCATGAGGGAGTGAGGAAGAAGAAACAGAAGAAATGGAGAACCCAGCCGCTACATCTTTGACCTCTTCATGATGCTGGTGGAACTCatgaaattttttatttatttatttgcagcaTACAGGTCGCCACGCGTGCATTTTCAGTGGGGAAGAGCGTTCCCTTCCTGTGTCTCACTCATTTATGTTGCAATGGCATTTAAGGCCTTTAGCATATCAAGGAACGTCAATATTTAGGAGGCGGGCAaagtttttgtctgtttgtgacGTGATTCAGTGGCAACTCTGCCGTTATGGTCAAAagtgaaaatggattaaaagtacgAGTGGTGAATGCACCactctacaattttttttaggtgtattCAACTAAGGACAAAGGACTACAGGTTTAGGCTTAAACACAAtatattgaattttatttaagtACCCAATTATAAGTAAAGTAACTAGAGCAATTACTTTTCCACAAAAGCCCAGATGgtggaatattattattttttcaataaaagctGCATTTACATAAACTGCTTCGATGTATGTTAACGCTTTCTAtataatatttgcatttgtttgatgatgataaacatttcgATAAGGACATTTTGcgagaacaacatttttttcatgggtTTGCAGTAATTGAAATATCAGTACAAATCAATTACGGCTATCGATTTAGAAGAGGTAGGATGCTGACTACATGCAAGCTCGCGGTGTGCTGTGACATTCTAAAGTGAATGGAcctggaatgaatgaatgatctgCTTGCCCTGCAAAATCATGTCACAGTGGCTTTCGAGTGATGCTGGACGATGTGCCTTAGTATGTGTGAAAGCACGGATAGACTCACAATCTCAAACTTGTGCATAAAGCTACTGAAGCTAAAGCTTTTGAAACATTGCTAAAAATCTGtacaatatctaaatactgtatatacaagaataaatacattttactgtTGGCCAAACTAAGACTGATCATATACAAATGGCCAAATGATATCATTTAATTTCAagcttaaacaaaaaaaacccagccagtgcaaaaaaaatctgatagtGTGACTAGTGTTTGGCTGTTTGAGATTGCTGAACTTATTGCCTATCGTTGAATAATTTCACAGCTCTTGCCAATAGAGTGATGGCATTTACTATTCCACACAAGCTCACATTTGAAAAATTACACTGACAATGAAGAAATTTGAATACATCCTAATAAAGACAGTGTTTTAGCTAACCTTTGTTTTTGCTGAAGATTATTGAATGCTGCATTTCCCTTCAATTCTTCCTTTTTATGCCTACAGAAAGCAACAGCTGTGTATGAGTAGTTTATGTTGTAGTAGTACATGCACTTGCCTTACATGCAAGCTGTGCAGTAGGATTCCTAGCCAGTACCTCTATTCTTTTTACTGTAACTCTTGAATGCTCGACAAATAGCACAGTTGCATTTGGCCTGAAAATGTGCACAACAAATAAGAGTGGCTATGTTAATTCCTTTAGTGATATTTGAAAGAACCCTCAGTACGTAACACAATGATTTTATACTGTACAAGCCCAGTGTGACCTTGACCTTATTCACATGACAATAGTATGAACGCTTGGCAACAAGGATGACTGCGTTTCTTATTTCGGCTTCGTTCACCTAAAGCTGTTGTGCAGACCACAAAGACCCCTATTACATTCACAGCatcaatattatttttactggactttatccacactttttttttcttttgagatgTTACGCTTTTGTGTCATAATAACATTTAGCTATGAAGAGATTAAGCATAAATAGGACATCCAATTGTTTGCCAGCAATGTGTGCTGTAAATGGTTTAAGTGATAGGTTTGATTTCATAGTATAATACGCTAAATTTCTGTCAGACTCAATTTAGAAGATTTGAATATTCTATTAGGTGTGTGTATTATTTCCATTTGTTCCCCAAAAATTACCAGAAACCCACTGCCCTTCTAATGGCTGAGGAAGTCAATACTAGCTTTGACTGTGCGGCCAGTGGAGACATCTACTGCCATAGCCCTGATTTCAGTGTCACCAAACTGCATGAGCGTCTGGATCTCACGGCGTGGGGCTGCACTTTCTGTGCCACTAACATCCAAGCGAAGTGACCCACACTTCTTCACGCCAGACTCACTTATGAATCCTACTGTCTCCTTCTCTGAGCAGTAGATGTGAATGACAATGACCTGCTGTGAGGGCTTGGCTGGTGTGTAGCTCCGTTTTACATTCTCGCCGAGAGCAACTGACTGGTCGGCAGCGATGAAAGTGTCAAAGACATCAGTGCACCAGCGAGTTCCATCCTTCACCAGCAGCTTTTCAGGCGGATGTTTACCCTCTACAAAGCGATTGAGGACACCAACACCGTACGTAAGTGGGGAGCGCCGAATTTTGATGATGCTTGGGTCCAAGCCAAACAGCACTGCACCCTTCAAAATGGTAAGGCCGACATCGTGAGGGATAATTATACGACTGCGTTCCTGAAGCATGTTCTGGACAGCCTGTTGTAGCAGAAGGGATTCTGCGAAGCCTCCCACGAGGAAAAGGAATTTGATGTCACTGACTTCTGGTTTCTCAAAGAGCTCATCTGCATGGGAAAAAAGAACAACTATAAATTATTGATAAATAAAGCTCACACCTAGTGGACAAGCAGTTAGCGCGATTAAACCCCAGGTGGAttctatctgtgtggagtttgcatattcttgcCGGGCTTACATgacttttctccgggtaccctgttttcctcccatatcccaaaaacatgaatggtggCCAAGTTGAAGACTCTAAGTTGCCACGAGGTATGAGTACGAGCGTGGATCTTTATCAGTCTCCATGTgcattgcaattggctggccacgggATTCGGGCACAAACGCACACttttttacatgcaaatgagtgactcaagaaacgaaattccccccaaaattaaatgcatttccttatccgttattaaattttgaaaatgttgcggatgcattgattctcattttAGAGACCTGCTACCCTCTACTGGGATCTCATTTcatcgctctcattctatctctATAACACAATCTATAAACTGATtttcagaaaacgagatgagagAGATTGACGTTTGCATAACTTGGATGTTGTTTCCGTATCTTTTTCGTATTTTGAGGCAGTCATTAGCCTATCAAAAGGTTTCAGAGCTGGAATATTTTGTGTCCAGAGTCATTTGTAATTAGAGGTATGACGGTACCTTCACGTCTGTAAGGCTTTTAACAAAGCATGACTTGAAAATGTTATGAcgataaaaatgaaacaaaaaggttatacaaatgaacaaaaaaagtgaattacaTTGATTTAAGAAGCGAAGAAGTTTTAAATGTAGCTTACGTAGATGCTGAATGATGTGATCAATGGTGGGCTTGAAAAGGGAATTCATTGCATCAGGACTCATTCTCAGCATCCCTTGTGATGACCATTTAACAAAATCCACACTAAAGAAAAAGGAGATAAACTTTTATCCACaccattaaaatataataataaataaaaattcagaGGTATATTTGTGAAGTCCATCTAGAGCTGTTGCTCTTTTTCCATTCAGTCACATTATTTTGGCGCAAAAGAATATGGTATATGCTGATGCTGTGTTCCCCAAGCACACGAGAGCACAAGTATGGACGTGCATATTATATGTTAAGAAATGACCATTGTTTCGTCAGACTGTATGTTTGTACAATATATTTCCCTGTTTTCATTTCTTCTGTTTCTTACCATTTTCCTTTTGTTATGTGCCATTTATCACATAattggttttgttgtttttttccccccactgtgACCTACCTGGTCCTGTGATTGAGCATTGAAATCACATGTCGCTTACCCACCCGTGCTGCATTGCCTGCTCGCTACCTCTCGTGTGACCCAGGTATTTCTGATGGTTTCTtcaacccatgtctgtctatATAAACCCTGTGTATTTGTCAGTCTTGGTCAGATGTCTGTGTTTGTCATGCTCATGCTACTTTGTTACTTTTCCTGAGTTTTGGATCCTGGTTATTTTTAGTGAATGTATTTGTTAATGAATTAAAATCACGTCTGCACTCTCCATCTTTGTATGCTTACCTGCAATTGAGTCCTACCTCGTTTCACGCTCTAAGAACTTAACACTAATATTCTCtagtattttccagactataagtcacacatttagtcatagtttggctgggcctgcgactaatactcaagtgcgagatatatgtattttttctctctctaacTAGTGGCACCCTGTAATATTGCTATTTTAGACTATACTATGGTAACAGATGCCGATTTACCCTATTGTTACtttggtttctgataaaatacaattttggccactcaaaaatgtgacttttactCGAATGCGACtgatatattgtattattttcctcttcattgtttATCCTTTGGCTGGTGCGATTTACTCAGGTATGACTTATAGTatgaaaaatatggtactcaGCCACCGCTGTACACATCTGCTTGCCAAAATATACTGAAAATGCAGCCAATCACCCTTTGTAgcaataaatgtcttttttcagtTTGATATAAAcaacttaccatattttctcgcaaataaactgtatttgatggaaaaacaaacgatgactgaatcaagggtacggcttatatgcgcacaagacatGCAtcgttgctatactctttttcataagtagatgtcggcaaattaacatgtactatttgttgattattttctgttttgctgtaagaaaacaaccagtactggatgaattactaacttccctATGATATTGACAGTAattttgtgcttttgattcatacagtaactcagaaataccacgtgcgatcattttcttaagattttcccttcaatgtaacatttgtactccctattaaagccatgaatgtggaggtggcggcttatatgtgagaaaatacggtaattgtataTTATATGGTTTGGCCTGAATTTTGTGAAACTGTGCTGAGCTGGGTATACATACTTGCTTTTGCGTAGGGCGTGTTCGACACTGTGGCCCCTGAACTTCTTGTAATAGTCTATGAAGGAGAAGGGCAAGTTAATATTTAGGGGATTGGACCTGCCCGGCGCTGCTGCTCGTTTTCGAGACTCAAAGGCAATCATTAAGTCCACCCAAGCGGCTGGCCTCTTGATTTTGAATTGATCAATGAAATCCTGGCCAAAGATCTGACAAAGCAGCTTCTCGAATTCATAGTCAATCCCAAGAGAGCCATATGGTCCACCTGTCGGGGAAAAATGAGTGAGCTGACTAAAAAGCCAGATAAAACAGGTAgagcaaaatatataaaaagcagGTGTCAATCATTACCAGAGGCTTTGTAAAGCTCTTTCAGATGTCCTTCTGGGAGACGGATCTGATGGACAGTAAGATCCACTGTCCCTCCGCCACAGTCAACCACGACATAACGATCACctgcattaaaaatgtaatttgggaTGCATTAATCGATTATGTTAGTAAACAAAtattccaatattttttaaattaactgactaatcaaataacaaatatttaatgCATTGCAGAATACTTTTAGGAGATGTAAAACAAGGATTGTGTTCATGGAATAAAATCTATACACTCTGACCTTTACAGTAATCTCTGGAATACCGAGGCTTCGACTTTCGAGGTTTCACTACATCGTAGATTTTATTCTGAAttcagaatatatatataatatatatatatatatatatatatatatatatatatatatatatatatatatatatatatatatatatatatatatatatatatatatatatatatatatatatatatatatatatatatatatatatatatatatatatatatatatatatatatatatatatatatatatatatatatatatatatatatatatatatatatatatatatatatatatatatatatatatatatatatatattttttttatttttttattttattttttttatcgcaaaagcTCAACTATTTATGGAAATTTATTGCAATAATTTTCTACCAATTATTTATTGCCGTCCCTGCAGACAACCATTCAGCTTACACTCATACTTAAGGCCAATTTGGAGtggtcaaccagcctactatggataattttggaatgtgggaggaaaccggagtacctagagaaatcccacgcaagcccggagagaacatacaaactctacacaagacaaccgacctggatttgaactcaggaccccagaaccGAAAGGTCGAAGAGCTAACGACTAAGCTGCCGCCGGGCTGCCCTGTCTGcttacaaacaaacaataaattaagattataaaacattttaatatgccTGTTCTGTCTCACAAGATAGGACAGAGCTAGAGAGGCTGCAATCAAGACAGACAATTAGTggtttttgaaaatgtttccttgaactccattttcttccacattctgGTTTTGTAAAACTGTAACACAAACAATAATTTCTACAATAAAACACTTAACACAAAACAATTGAGTGTAATATATGATATGATGCATATGTGGATTTAACAGATGGAATAAACCCCTATTTGCAGCAGAAAAACCAGCAGGAGCATGGAAAGAATGACAGGAAGGTAAAAGAGACACTACCTTCTTCCAGCTCCGACCAAAGTTCCCCTATgacattttccaccaaaaaagtgCGACTTTGTCGGTTGCGCCGAACATGCTCCTTGTTGGCTGGTTGTTAAAAAGAGAGAATTTTAGTGAGAGTGATAAGAAATGGCAAGCTGTGTGATACACAAAGAGTGAAAGGAAAGGTGGGTGGTTCACATACACATgaaaaatacatgatttttcATTCTAAATGCACAGAACCAAGCAATGGATATAACTCAATTATATCACAACACAAATGTTTTGGTTTTACTTCCATTcctcataaaataaaaacatcttaGGAGTTTTAGCATGTAATGGGTGATGTTATCTGGAATACTGTTAATAAATCTGAATTACATAGCATTTCTCTGATGAAATAATCTGAGCATGTCATAGATATAACATAACACAGTACTAATACGTCCACCAGGCGGGAGGCAAGCCAATTTCAGGGGAGACAGACAACCCCAAACGCTCTGTTCTCGCAGAGACAGAAATTTATTGGCTAGACAAATTCGGTAATATTCTGGCAGATGGACAATTTACACTTCCTTACTGCCTATtagactacattttttttcatttagatgACTATATGAAAACATAATCACGCCAAAGGCAAAAGCGATGCAGAGCTGTGGTTTTAGCACATATTAGTAATATTCAATGCTAAAAATAACCCACACATACTGCATTTGAATGTGAAGGGAGGTTGTTGACATAAACTGTATccaatatttatgaattattaatgaaatcaaaataaaattgtctATTTTACAAACTTTCCAAACTCCAGTATTTTTGGGGGACGAGTAGAGTTTGCTTTCCAGTTTTAGCATATTATTTTGACTCAAAGTAAACAACCTCTTGTGTGttattaaacacaaaaaaattacaattgaaaAGAATTTGTGCGGAAATATACAAATTCCCTCACTGAGTGGATCGCATGGTCGCTGCAGTGAAGTCAGGCAAATGAACAACTACAACTATTATCAGTGACTTATGCAAATATACTTAACGTTAAtattaaatacataatataaatGTGGAAATGAaccaagtaccatattttccagaatataagtcacactttatttaatattaatatttaattataaGTTGGCTTAATTTGTTTTCTCTCCGACCACCGACAgccttttctgttgtttttaattcattcattcattttctgaaccgctttatccttactagggtcgcaggaggtggtggagcctataccagctgacttcgggcacaagGTGGGAGACACCTTGaagtggtggccagccaatcgcagggcacgaggagacggacaaccattcccactgatacctaggggcaatttagattgtccaaccagaaaatgttttttggaatgtgagaggaaagcagaggacccggagaaaaccgacgcaagcccggggagaacattctaactctacacaggtggaccgacctgaattgGAAATGTGAGGGCGActcactaaccactcagtcgccgTTCTATTGTCTTTTGGACTATAATTATCTGAAAAGCTGTTATGTTAACAGGTGCCTATTTAATGTgttgtgatacattttattactGTTACATATCTGTCAACGTATCTTTTGtccctgtattttatacatttttttgatcattttaaattgtctaTGCCGTATAACAACGGTCGttattttgtaaaaccgattttgttttacccattttggctccaatCCGGATCATCTTTGTaactggtagcagacgaaaacatcatcgtcgactgctaatatagtcatgctttaagcatgacgTGCACGCATACTCCCTTTTCACAcgtccgccttttcactatataaatatagtgcgtcagcaagcaatgtacccagacagtcaacctgtcagcatcatacagcgacatctacagaatctttaACGTTGTGTAAACAAAAAGTTGCACCAGCTGATTGGGCAAAACGTCCACATTGGGGAAaactttagacttttaagtgcaccctgtGAGTAAATATCTGCTGAGTTGCGTTTGTAAGGTTTATTATCGGCTAATAAggagaattgcaatcattaataaggggagcaattggctgaggtttttttttatttttggtgaaataaaatattaaatgccCACCCAAAAATGATTTGGGTGACAacttagatatattttttcattgcatATTCTTTGATCAGCGTTACTTCTACTTAGGTCCGACTAATTGTCccaaaatacggtacttatttgGCATGCatcactttaatttaaaaaaaaaaggtttgtttaCCGTGGCTTGGAGAAGCTATAAAAGAAATCAAAGGAAGCATAAAAATAGACATATGATTTAGGAAGAATCATAGTACATGACTAAAGAATACTTAAATTACTGTCtaatgcagagctgccaacctccgtcaaccccatttcaggagtataCTTGTCCCATCTTGGGAGTTTTATGTTTTCCTCAGTAGTGAATGCAATTCGCGCAAATTCATTAtaaaagaaactaaaaaaaaaccaaacaatttaaatcaaactgttattatcatgctcagatgattcacaatgcactcgtgtACCCGAATTCATCCGGATtatagtgcagttgaatcaaatgcgtAAAGTGGCAGAAGCTGTAGCGAAggtgtgaatttcgaggcatttaaattggaaatgtggaacttttccgaaatggttgctttaaaaaaagaaaggtgaCAATTTTGGGGAATTcgggagtttagggaggttgtcaggAGTCCCGGAGTTTGCGTTGCATGTCCGgagtaaactcctgaaattccagagaagttggcagctctgttaATGGGAAGTACCTTGGGTCATTGTACTGCTGATATTGTCAACGGGAGTGATGCCATTTTGATTGGTGTGGTTGCTCAAGTCCACCATTTGGTGAAGGCGGAGCTTACGGCAGTAGATTGATGCCGCCTCGGGTTCCAGAGCAATGATAAGTTGCTCGGGGTTGTCACGGGATATCAAACCAGACTACACAAAGACAAGAGACACAACAttctaaatagtcaaataaaagaaaaacataatttcaAATTGAGTTTGTTAAACACACCTATACCAAATAAGCAGAAGAGCCCGGCATTGTCGTGCCTCAAATAAGGTTTGGGAGTAGTTTTCGTTTGCGTGTTTGTGGGGTCAAAGTAGGAGCATAAGATGCCAATCGTTACTGTTCACATTTCCCaatgcatgcatggtaggctgattcgaCACTCTAGATTGCTCCTAAGTATGGTTGGAAGgagcatggttgtccgtctccttgtgccctgcgatcagctagccaccgattcagggtgttcccaggagtcagctggaatagaccccagcaccccccgaacttaatgaggataaagtggctcacaaaatgagatgagatcattaATTGTAATGTGTTGATTTTATTCACTGTTTTACACGTTAATAATGGaaatttgtgtttaaaacagGCACCGCAAGATGCGCAGAGACAAATACGTAttgatcattttcaaaattatgCGCTGAGAGATGAAGCGGTGCGCTGAATTGCGCCAATTTTCACCGTGATTCTTCATGTCTTCTGGTTGGGAGTttcagagatttaaaaaaaatgtatactgtgATCGTTCACTTCACGGCCTCAACTTTCACGGCTTGActacatcacagatttttttcggGGAAAAAGatcataaaattgaaaaaatgcacGCTGAAACTCATCCCGGTTGCCACTAGGAAAATGGCGGAAAACAGGACAGTCGCTTAACTGAGGATAAAAATGGCAGGCAGTGGCCGTCATTTTAATCCGAAAATAGAGCTTCCAGAACGGCCGGGAGCCATCTCACGTTGGATTTTTATCAGAACCTTACATCCTGGTgctaatttgaaatgaaaacttgCTTGGCGAATTGGACAGCAGAGAGTTTTTTGAAGCAATGCGAGTCCTGGCTGGCGTAGTCACGGCGGATGCCATTGTCCATGTCCAAAAAGAAGAGCACTTTGGCCGGTGAGGAAGGCGGGACAGCGAGGCTGAGCAATGTGTAAGTTGAGATTCCATTTAAGTCCGTACAGTGGACTGATCTCGTTGCATTTATCTGAAGCTAGAGCTCCCTGACCAGCTAATTGACGGCTGGACAGCGCAGAGGAGCcaagtggaagtttaatttcccgGCTGGTCGGTCGGTGATTCGGCAGCTCATTCCACGGCGTTGGCTGGTGATCTGGCGGCACATGCCCGCAGCAACAGCCGGTGATCTGTTGGCGTGAGAGGTCTGCCCCGTGACCCGGCCCTGGCCCTAACAGGCAGCTAAAGGTTTTTTGGAAGAGCTGAACTGAACATTCCAGGCTTCACACAGATCGCATGTGTGGAGATGTTGCTGGCTGGCTTCATAGAAAAGCAAGCCATAATCAATAAGTTCAACtgtcctcatgctttaaaaaagaagACTAAGCCTATGTTTTGATAGATTCGTTTATAACAGACAATGATGTTTCATAGGTCGTTTAATTACCTGACATTTTTCCATCCCACACTTAGTCACGCGAGTACAAGGCCTAACTAATTGCCCAATTAAATTAGGCAAATCTTAAAAGTGTTTTGCAAAAATGTTACCAGCGCGTGAAATGTCCAACAAGAGAGGATAAAACTCTGGATGATGTTTACTCTGACATTAAAGGTGCATACAGAGCCATACTACTTTCGCACTTTGGACAGTCAAATCACATCTCTTTGTTCTTGGTCCCAGCATACCCCCTTGACAAACAGGCCCAAAGGCGAACCACTATCTCTTGGCCTGATGAACTCCTGCCCCGATTCCAACACTGCTTTCAATAGACTGAGAAAGTTTCCACCATAAGAAGTTGGGCACATTCACAGACACAGTACTGCCCTTACATCAAGTACTGCATGGCTATGGTTTGTGGAGAAGACCATCCAGATATACCCAAATCTTAAACCGTGATGACCAGCCAGGTCCGGGCCCTGAGAAGAGGCATCAAGCCCCATCACCTAAACTGCCAGTACATCCC
The nucleotide sequence above comes from Stigmatopora nigra isolate UIUO_SnigA chromosome 12, RoL_Snig_1.1, whole genome shotgun sequence. Encoded proteins:
- the hspa12a gene encoding heat shock 70 kDa protein 12A isoform X4, producing the protein MTTKEENIITDEMANPSPAKSIGDPGITPLSPTHIQNDTDQVPPQMPFVVVVAIDFGTTSSGYAYAFTKEPECIHTMRRWEGGDPGVSNQKTPTTILLTPDRRFHSFGYAARDFYHDLDPSESKQWLYLEKFKMKLHTTSNLSIHTDLQAANGKRVKALDIFAYALAFFKEQALKELSDQTGGEFDNKDVRWVITVPAIWKMPAKQFMREAAYKSGLISRDNPEQLIIALEPEAASIYCRKLRLHQMVDLSNHTNQNGITPVDNISSTMTQGDRYVVVDCGGGTVDLTVHQIRLPEGHLKELYKASGGPYGSLGIDYEFEKLLCQIFGQDFIDQFKIKRPAAWVDLMIAFESRKRAAAPGRSNPLNINLPFSFIDYYKKFRGHSVEHALRKSNVDFVKWSSQGMLRMSPDAMNSLFKPTIDHIIQHLHELFEKPEVSDIKFLFLVGGFAESLLLQQAVQNMLQERSRIIIPHDVGLTILKGAVLFGLDPSIIKIRRSPLTYGVGVLNRFVEGKHPPEKLLVKDGTRWCTDVFDTFIAADQSVALGENVKRSYTPAKPSQQVIVIHIYCSEKETVGFISESGVKKCGSLRLDVSGTESAAPRREIQTLMQFGDTEIRAMAVDVSTGRTVKASIDFLSH
- the hspa12a gene encoding heat shock 70 kDa protein 12A isoform X2, with product MTTKEENIITDEMANPSPAKSIGDPGITPLSPTHIQNDTDQVPPQMPFVVVVAIDFGTTSSGYAYAFTKEPECIHTMRRWEGGDPGVSNQKTPTTILLTPDRRFHSFGYAARDFYHDLDPSESKQWLYLEKFKMKLHTTSNLSIHTDLQAANGKRVKALDIFAYALAFFKEQALKELSDQTGGEFDNKDVRWVITVPAIWKMPAKQFMREAAYKSGLISRDNPEQLIIALEPEAASIYCRKLRLHQMVDLSNHTNQNGITPVDNISSTMTQANKEHVRRNRQSRTFLVENVIGELWSELEEGDRYVVVDCGGGTVDLTVHQIRLPEGHLKELYKASGGPYGSLGIDYEFEKLLCQIFGQDFIDQFKIKRPAAWVDLMIAFESRKRAAAPGRSNPLNINLPFSFIDYYKKFRGHSVEHALRKSNVDFVKWSSQGMLRMSPDAMNSLFKPTIDHIIQHLHELFEKPEVSDIKFLFLVGGFAESLLLQQAVQNMLQERSRIIIPHDVGLTILKGAVLFGLDPSIIKIRRSPLTYGVGVLNRFVEGKHPPEKLLVKDGTRWCTDVFDTFIAADQSVALGENVKRSYTPAKPSQQVIVIHIYCSEKETVGFISESGVKKCGSLRLDVSGTESAAPRREIQTLMQFGDTEIRAMAVDVSTGRTVKASIDFLSH
- the hspa12a gene encoding heat shock 70 kDa protein 12A isoform X3; the encoded protein is MTTKEENIITDEMANPSPAKSIGDPGITPLSPTHIQNDTDQVPPQMPFVVVVAIDFGTTSSGYAYAFTKEPECIHTMRRWEGGDPGVSNQKTPTTILLTPDRRFHSFGYAARDFYHDLDPSESKQWLYLEKFKMKLHTTSNLSIHTDLQAANGKRVKALDIFAYALAFFKEQALKELSDQTGGEFDNKDVRWVITVPAIWKMPAKQFMREAAYKSGLISRDNPEQLIIALEPEAASIYCRKLRLHQMVDLSNHTNQNGITPVDNISSTMTQASPSHGDRYVVVDCGGGTVDLTVHQIRLPEGHLKELYKASGGPYGSLGIDYEFEKLLCQIFGQDFIDQFKIKRPAAWVDLMIAFESRKRAAAPGRSNPLNINLPFSFIDYYKKFRGHSVEHALRKSNVDFVKWSSQGMLRMSPDAMNSLFKPTIDHIIQHLHELFEKPEVSDIKFLFLVGGFAESLLLQQAVQNMLQERSRIIIPHDVGLTILKGAVLFGLDPSIIKIRRSPLTYGVGVLNRFVEGKHPPEKLLVKDGTRWCTDVFDTFIAADQSVALGENVKRSYTPAKPSQQVIVIHIYCSEKETVGFISESGVKKCGSLRLDVSGTESAAPRREIQTLMQFGDTEIRAMAVDVSTGRTVKASIDFLSH